The Sporomusa termitida genome has a window encoding:
- a CDS encoding methylaspartate ammonia-lyase: MKIVDVVCAKGRTGFYFDDQRAIKAGAAHDGFTYIGQPVTAGFKAVRQAGEAVSVMIMLEDGQIACGDCAAVQYSGAGGRDPLFLAEDFIPVIEKMIKPRLVGRELASFKQLAEEIDNLTYDDGKRIHTALRYGVTQAILAAVAKAKKQLMCEVIAAEYNTQVSEQEIAIFTQSGDDRYNNVDKMIIKHAEVLPHGLINNVQEKLGENGELLLEYVGWLRDRVAQLKTTADYAPVLHIDVYGTIGLAFQNNVDRMVEFFRRLEQAAAPLTLRIEGPVDVEDREQQIEVLAAITSRLHAEQINVEIVADEWCNTFDDIKDFADKGAGDMLQIKTPDLGGINNIIEAVLYCKQKGVGAYQGGTCNETNRSAEVCVHIAMATQPVQMLAKPGMGVDEGYMIVYNEMQRILAVRRTRKH; encoded by the coding sequence ATGAAAATAGTTGATGTAGTTTGCGCCAAAGGCCGGACCGGTTTTTACTTCGATGATCAGCGGGCCATTAAGGCCGGGGCTGCTCATGATGGCTTTACCTATATCGGACAGCCTGTCACTGCCGGTTTCAAGGCTGTCCGTCAGGCCGGGGAAGCCGTATCGGTTATGATTATGCTGGAAGACGGCCAGATTGCTTGTGGCGACTGCGCGGCTGTGCAATATAGCGGCGCCGGCGGCCGGGATCCCTTATTCCTGGCAGAGGATTTTATTCCGGTTATTGAGAAAATGATTAAACCCCGGCTGGTTGGCCGGGAACTGGCTTCTTTCAAGCAGCTGGCGGAAGAGATCGACAACCTGACCTACGACGATGGCAAACGGATTCACACGGCTTTGCGGTATGGGGTTACCCAGGCGATTTTGGCTGCGGTGGCCAAAGCCAAGAAACAGCTGATGTGCGAAGTGATTGCCGCTGAATATAACACCCAGGTAAGTGAGCAGGAAATTGCTATCTTTACCCAGTCGGGCGATGACCGTTATAATAATGTTGACAAAATGATTATTAAGCATGCTGAGGTATTACCCCACGGCCTGATTAATAATGTGCAGGAGAAGCTGGGAGAAAACGGCGAACTGCTATTAGAATATGTGGGCTGGCTGCGGGACCGGGTGGCTCAGCTCAAAACCACGGCCGACTATGCGCCGGTACTGCATATTGACGTATATGGCACAATCGGCCTGGCCTTCCAAAATAATGTTGACCGGATGGTGGAATTTTTCCGCCGGCTGGAACAGGCGGCCGCGCCCCTTACGCTCCGCATTGAAGGCCCGGTGGATGTTGAGGACCGGGAACAGCAGATTGAGGTGCTGGCCGCGATTACTTCCCGCCTGCATGCCGAGCAAATTAATGTTGAGATTGTTGCCGACGAGTGGTGCAATACCTTTGATGATATTAAGGATTTTGCCGACAAAGGCGCCGGCGACATGCTGCAGATCAAAACCCCTGACCTTGGCGGCATTAACAATATTATTGAAGCTGTCCTGTACTGCAAGCAGAAAGGGGTTGGCGCTTATCAGGGCGGTACCTGCAATGAGACCAACCGCTCGGCCGAGGTCTGTGTCCATATCGCGATGGCAACCCAGCCTGTACAAATGCTGGCTAAACCGGGCATGGGCGTAGACGAGGGCTATATGATTGTTTATAATGAGATGCAGCGCATTCTTGCAGTGCGCCGGACTCGCAAACACTAA
- a CDS encoding methylaspartate mutase subunit E, producing the protein MELKNKKWTHDEFYATREEVLTHWPTGKEVDFAEAVKYHENIPAKRHFAKRLVKAKKNGETLTQPRAGVALIDEHINLLNFLKTEGEADLLPSTIDSYTRQNQYKEAQNGIEESLKAGRSLLNGFPAVNHGVAGVRRVVESVDAPLQVRHGTPDARLLGEITIAAGYTSYEGGGISYNIPYAKSVSLEKTIYDWQYCDRMIGIYAEHGIEINREPFGPLTGTLVPPSVSHAVAIIEGILAAEQGVKNITLGYGQCGNLIQDIAAIRALEQLAEEYMNKHGYNGCVLTTVFHQWMGGFPQDEAKAFGVISWGAATAALAKATKVIVKTPHEALGIPTKEANAQGLRTTKQMINMLKDQAFPLTSELELEINIIKAETRCILDKVYELGGNDYAVGAVRAFEAGVLDVPFAPSKFSLNKILPARDNNGAVRLFDVGNLPFTPDLVAFHQDKMAERARAEGRSASFQMVIDDIYAISKGNLVGRPR; encoded by the coding sequence ATGGAACTTAAGAATAAAAAGTGGACGCATGACGAGTTTTATGCCACCCGCGAGGAAGTCCTGACCCACTGGCCGACAGGCAAAGAGGTCGATTTTGCAGAAGCGGTCAAATATCATGAAAACATCCCGGCCAAACGCCATTTTGCCAAACGCCTGGTCAAAGCCAAAAAAAACGGCGAGACCCTGACCCAACCGCGTGCCGGTGTTGCCCTTATTGATGAACATATAAATTTGCTTAACTTCCTGAAGACGGAAGGGGAAGCCGACCTCCTGCCCAGCACTATTGACAGCTATACCCGCCAAAACCAGTATAAAGAAGCCCAGAACGGTATTGAAGAAAGCCTGAAAGCCGGGCGCTCCCTGTTAAACGGCTTCCCGGCTGTTAATCACGGGGTTGCCGGGGTACGCCGGGTTGTGGAAAGTGTTGACGCGCCGCTGCAGGTTCGTCATGGCACCCCGGATGCCCGCTTGTTAGGTGAGATTACGATTGCCGCCGGTTACACCTCTTACGAGGGTGGCGGTATTTCCTACAATATTCCTTATGCCAAAAGTGTGTCGCTGGAAAAGACGATCTACGACTGGCAGTATTGCGACCGGATGATTGGCATTTATGCCGAACATGGTATTGAGATCAACCGGGAACCGTTTGGGCCGCTGACCGGTACCCTGGTGCCGCCCAGTGTTTCGCACGCGGTAGCGATCATCGAAGGTATTCTTGCGGCCGAACAGGGTGTAAAGAATATCACCCTTGGCTATGGTCAGTGCGGTAATCTGATTCAGGATATTGCCGCCATTCGCGCCCTGGAACAGCTGGCCGAAGAATATATGAACAAACACGGCTACAATGGTTGTGTACTTACCACTGTGTTTCATCAATGGATGGGCGGATTCCCGCAGGATGAGGCCAAGGCCTTTGGGGTTATTTCCTGGGGCGCGGCGACGGCAGCCCTGGCGAAAGCCACCAAGGTTATTGTCAAGACCCCTCATGAAGCCTTGGGTATTCCGACGAAGGAAGCCAACGCCCAGGGGCTGCGCACCACCAAACAGATGATTAATATGCTGAAGGATCAGGCTTTCCCGCTGACGAGTGAGCTGGAGCTGGAAATCAATATAATTAAAGCTGAAACCCGCTGCATTCTGGATAAGGTATATGAGCTGGGCGGCAATGATTATGCCGTCGGGGCGGTGCGGGCTTTCGAGGCCGGTGTGCTTGATGTGCCGTTCGCGCCCAGCAAGTTCAGCCTGAACAAAATCCTGCCGGCCCGTGATAACAACGGGGCTGTGCGCCTGTTCGATGTCGGCAATCTGCCGTTTACGCCGGACCTTGTTGCTTTCCATCAGGACAAGATGGCGGAGCGGGCCAGAGCCGAAGGCCGTTCCGCCAGTTTCCAAATGGTGATTGACGATATCTATGCTATCTCCAAAGGTAATCTGGTAGGCCGCCCGCGGTAA
- the glmL gene encoding methylaspartate mutase accessory protein GlmL, producing the protein MNNVLLIDFGSTYTKITAVDIEQEQVLGTARGITTVTTDIMDGLNQALAALFARTGKLDFSQVLGCSSAAGGLKMIAVGLVPEMTAEAAKRAALGAGAKVLKVFSHELSEYELEEIAGLQPDIILLAGGTDGGNQKVIVHNAQMLAGLGLDIPVVVAGNKSVTPAVVKILAAKMTEVRPTENVMPRLDELNIEPARVVIRDIFLNRITEAKGLNRANKMVDRLVMPTPAAVLKAAELLSQGGGGETGLGDLMVMDIGGATTDVYSIAKGDPTVGGVSLKGLAEPFGKRTVEGDLGMRYSAGALLKAAGAEMIAGYAGVTPAAAAAYVAKVEADIDYLPATEAEAAVEIAMGKACVKLSADRHVGHLVIYYTPFGISHVQNGKDLTRVATVIGTGGVIVNNPKPAEILKGILFDENSPEVLKPQQPEFFIDQDYIMASMGLLGEEYPAAAVRMMKKYIIKQ; encoded by the coding sequence TTGAATAATGTATTGCTCATCGACTTCGGCAGTACTTATACCAAAATTACAGCGGTAGATATTGAACAGGAACAGGTATTAGGTACTGCCCGGGGGATTACTACTGTTACCACCGATATCATGGACGGCCTTAATCAGGCCCTGGCCGCGTTGTTTGCCCGGACCGGCAAGCTTGATTTCAGCCAGGTGCTGGGCTGTTCAAGCGCGGCCGGCGGGCTGAAAATGATCGCTGTCGGCTTAGTGCCGGAGATGACGGCCGAGGCTGCCAAGCGGGCGGCGTTGGGGGCCGGCGCCAAGGTGCTGAAGGTGTTCAGTCATGAGTTAAGTGAATATGAGCTGGAAGAGATTGCCGGGCTACAGCCTGATATTATTCTCCTGGCCGGCGGTACCGACGGCGGCAATCAAAAAGTCATCGTCCATAATGCTCAGATGCTGGCCGGGCTGGGCCTGGACATACCGGTAGTGGTAGCCGGCAATAAGTCGGTAACGCCGGCGGTGGTTAAAATCCTGGCGGCGAAAATGACCGAGGTCCGGCCCACCGAAAACGTTATGCCCAGGCTGGATGAACTTAATATTGAGCCGGCCCGGGTTGTTATCCGGGATATATTTCTGAACCGCATCACTGAAGCCAAGGGCTTAAACCGGGCCAATAAAATGGTTGACCGGCTGGTTATGCCGACACCGGCTGCCGTTTTGAAAGCGGCCGAGCTGTTAAGCCAGGGCGGGGGCGGGGAAACAGGCCTCGGTGATTTAATGGTAATGGACATCGGCGGCGCCACCACCGATGTGTACTCGATCGCTAAAGGCGATCCCACCGTGGGCGGGGTTTCGTTAAAGGGTCTGGCTGAGCCGTTTGGCAAACGCACGGTGGAAGGGGACCTGGGCATGCGCTATAGTGCCGGCGCCCTGTTAAAAGCCGCCGGGGCGGAGATGATTGCCGGCTATGCCGGTGTGACGCCGGCCGCCGCCGCCGCCTATGTCGCCAAAGTGGAAGCCGATATCGATTATCTGCCGGCAACGGAGGCCGAAGCGGCCGTTGAGATTGCGATGGGCAAAGCCTGCGTAAAGCTTAGTGCCGACAGGCATGTGGGGCATCTGGTTATTTACTACACGCCCTTTGGCATCAGCCATGTCCAGAATGGCAAGGATCTGACCAGGGTGGCCACGGTGATCGGCACCGGCGGGGTGATTGTCAACAACCCCAAGCCGGCGGAGATCTTGAAGGGCATATTATTTGATGAAAATAGCCCGGAGGTACTCAAGCCACAGCAACCGGAGTTTTTCATTGACCAGGATTACATCATGGCATCGATGGGCCTGCTGGGCGAAGAATATCCTGCTGCAGCGGTGCGAATGATGAAAAAATACATTATCAAGCAATAG
- the citD gene encoding citrate lyase acyl carrier protein, with the protein MNELKPAQAGTLESNDIMITVAPGAQGSGISIELESIVFAQYGQAIRKTITAVIAEQDITDIYIKAVDRGALDCTIRARTLAALTRAGVVPAKELI; encoded by the coding sequence ATGAATGAGCTTAAGCCGGCGCAAGCCGGAACTCTTGAATCCAATGATATTATGATAACCGTGGCGCCCGGGGCTCAGGGCAGTGGCATAAGCATTGAACTGGAAAGCATTGTTTTCGCTCAATACGGCCAGGCTATCCGGAAGACAATTACGGCCGTCATTGCTGAGCAGGACATTACTGATATATATATTAAGGCGGTGGACCGGGGGGCGCTGGACTGCACAATCCGGGCCCGTACGCTGGCCGCCCTCACCCGGGCCGGCGTTGTGCCGGCAAAGGAGCTGATATAA
- the citF gene encoding citrate lyase subunit alpha — translation MNQLTNAIGRSLPADVDGYGPVQPFAGAFATVPAMRRQAPKVKRILPGEQKLTADLAAVFKRIPVTDGMTLSFHHHLRNGDGVVNMVLAVAARLGLKNLTVALSSVFPVHAPLVEHVKNGVVTGLDTNYLSGPVAQAVSHGVFPRPVVLRTHGGRARAIECGQLKIDVAFIAAPAADEYGNLNGVAGPAACGSLGYAMPDAQYADHVVAITDYLLPFPLAPISIPQTRVDYVVKVDCIGDPKGIVSGTTKITRDPVGLKIAETTAKVIKATGLIKDGFSFQTGAGGASLAAAYYVRQMMEETGVTGSFALGGITGYMVEMLESGLFRKLIDVQGFDLEAVRSLAANPNHLEVGADFYASPFNLGAAVNNLDVVVLGATEIDTGFNINVVTGSDGVVMGGSGGHSDAAAGAKVTIVVANLLRGRLPIIMDKVLTATTPGETVDVLVTERGVAVNPRRRDLYEKLQAAGLPLKTVNELKALAEEIAGIPAAVTTQAKIVAIVEYRDGTVIDVVRQVK, via the coding sequence ATGAACCAATTAACAAATGCAATCGGCCGCAGTCTGCCGGCCGATGTTGACGGCTACGGACCGGTACAGCCCTTTGCCGGGGCCTTTGCCACCGTCCCTGCTATGCGGCGGCAGGCGCCTAAGGTAAAACGGATTCTGCCGGGCGAGCAAAAACTGACGGCAGACCTGGCCGCAGTCTTCAAGCGTATCCCGGTTACCGATGGGATGACGCTGTCGTTTCATCACCACCTGCGCAATGGCGACGGGGTTGTCAATATGGTGCTGGCCGTGGCGGCCCGGCTGGGACTTAAGAACCTGACTGTCGCTTTAAGCTCGGTTTTTCCTGTTCATGCCCCCCTGGTCGAGCATGTTAAAAACGGCGTGGTAACAGGTCTTGATACGAATTACCTGTCAGGGCCGGTGGCCCAGGCGGTGTCCCACGGTGTGTTCCCCCGGCCGGTGGTGCTGCGAACACACGGCGGGCGGGCCCGGGCCATTGAATGCGGCCAGTTGAAAATTGACGTTGCTTTTATTGCCGCCCCGGCGGCTGATGAGTACGGCAATCTCAACGGTGTTGCCGGTCCGGCGGCCTGCGGCTCACTCGGCTATGCGATGCCTGATGCGCAGTATGCCGACCATGTTGTGGCCATTACCGATTATCTGCTGCCGTTTCCGCTGGCACCGATATCGATCCCGCAAACGCGGGTCGATTATGTAGTGAAGGTTGATTGTATCGGCGACCCGAAGGGGATTGTTTCCGGCACCACCAAGATAACCAGGGACCCGGTCGGCCTGAAAATTGCCGAAACAACCGCCAAAGTGATTAAAGCCACCGGTCTGATTAAAGACGGATTTTCCTTCCAGACCGGTGCCGGCGGCGCATCGCTGGCCGCTGCCTACTATGTCCGGCAGATGATGGAAGAAACCGGCGTAACCGGCAGCTTTGCCCTGGGGGGGATAACCGGTTATATGGTGGAGATGCTGGAAAGCGGACTTTTTAGAAAACTGATTGATGTTCAGGGGTTTGATCTTGAGGCGGTACGTTCGTTAGCGGCCAATCCCAATCATTTGGAGGTGGGCGCCGATTTTTATGCCAGCCCGTTTAACCTGGGCGCCGCTGTCAATAACCTGGATGTGGTGGTCCTGGGGGCGACTGAGATCGATACCGGGTTTAATATTAATGTGGTAACAGGCTCGGACGGGGTGGTTATGGGCGGTTCCGGCGGCCACAGTGATGCGGCGGCGGGGGCGAAAGTGACGATTGTTGTTGCCAACCTGCTGCGCGGCCGTCTGCCTATTATTATGGATAAGGTGCTGACAGCGACCACGCCGGGGGAAACGGTGGACGTACTGGTCACCGAGCGTGGTGTTGCCGTTAACCCGCGCCGCCGCGATTTATATGAGAAACTGCAGGCTGCCGGCTTGCCGTTAAAAACGGTAAACGAGCTAAAGGCCCTGGCTGAGGAAATTGCCGGTATACCTGCGGCTGTGACCACGCAGGCGAAGATTGTTGCCATTGTTGAGTACCGTGACGGGACCGTAATTGATGTGGTCAGGCAGGTCAAATAA
- a CDS encoding HpcH/HpaI aldolase/citrate lyase family protein: MDLRRTMLFMPGNNPGMLQNGGVFGADAIILDLEDAVAPQEKDAARLLVAEALRTIDYRASEKVVRINPLDTFARQDIKAIVPCGLDAIIVPKVESPEDIRQAARLVAAAETPGQAPVKLIALLETPCGIAEAYPIARADKRVAGLAFGAEDYTAALGAKRTKEGTEIFSARTIVVNSAAAAGIQSIDTPFTDVNDRDGLLADTALAKQLGFKGKLAINPRQIDDIHRVFDPTAQEIDWARRVIKAIRKAEAEGAGVASLDGKMVDAPIVARAERTLHLARLLGLAEGGLL; encoded by the coding sequence ATGGATTTGCGCCGGACGATGTTATTTATGCCGGGCAATAACCCCGGTATGCTGCAAAACGGCGGTGTCTTCGGGGCTGATGCCATTATTCTTGATCTGGAAGACGCAGTGGCGCCACAGGAAAAAGACGCCGCCCGGCTGCTGGTGGCCGAAGCCTTGAGAACTATCGATTACCGGGCCAGTGAGAAGGTAGTGCGGATTAACCCGCTGGACACCTTTGCCCGGCAGGACATTAAGGCGATTGTGCCTTGCGGCCTTGATGCCATTATAGTGCCGAAAGTGGAGAGCCCGGAAGATATCCGGCAGGCCGCCCGTCTGGTGGCGGCGGCGGAAACGCCGGGGCAGGCGCCGGTTAAACTGATCGCCCTGCTGGAAACCCCCTGCGGTATTGCCGAGGCCTATCCGATTGCCAGGGCGGATAAGCGGGTGGCAGGACTGGCTTTTGGCGCCGAGGACTATACAGCAGCCCTGGGGGCGAAACGGACTAAAGAAGGCACTGAGATATTCAGCGCCCGGACCATTGTGGTGAACAGCGCCGCCGCTGCCGGCATTCAGTCTATTGACACCCCGTTTACCGATGTCAATGACCGGGATGGCCTGCTGGCGGATACTGCTTTGGCCAAACAGCTGGGGTTTAAAGGCAAATTGGCCATTAACCCCCGCCAAATTGATGATATTCATCGTGTGTTTGACCCCACTGCCCAGGAAATTGACTGGGCCCGGCGGGTCATAAAAGCGATCCGTAAAGCGGAGGCCGAAGGTGCAGGGGTGGCTTCGCTTGACGGCAAAATGGTCGATGCCCCGATTGTTGCCAGGGCTGAGCGTACACTGCATCTGGCCCGTTTGCTGGGTTTGGCCGAGGGAGGCTTATTATGA
- a CDS encoding alanine-tRNA synthetase second additional domain-containing protein → MKSTVTLGLGDQLMYSSYFAPRGRNRMYILGQQLSERYLSPLDRLIGIIGDAGAGKSSMVKGMFPGLELTNDDDGVNIRPLPLLKNIDRGFFSSHTYHLDMRFELAFTQIHVLAEAVRQALAHDKRVIVEHFDLLYPLLKTNADVLIGVGGEVIVVRPTVFGPVPQEIRDVVVKTLQYRKMAHTAEDLTTRVLVNDYGAILEFRHRDVHHGFVLEYPLELSAALPEVERKVKKLIEEEINISYCDEGHIKIGDMTWACSGPRTHVRNTEEIENFRLMPEYKFDPKTRTYLIIGLVGPMSDTLDGFNLLNTVNC, encoded by the coding sequence ATGAAATCCACGGTTACACTAGGTCTTGGTGACCAGCTTATGTATTCCAGCTACTTTGCTCCCCGCGGCCGCAACCGCATGTACATCCTGGGGCAGCAGCTGAGTGAACGCTATTTGTCGCCGCTTGACCGGCTTATCGGGATCATCGGCGATGCCGGTGCCGGTAAATCATCGATGGTAAAGGGGATGTTTCCGGGACTGGAGCTTACGAATGATGACGACGGTGTTAATATCAGGCCGCTGCCATTGCTTAAGAATATCGACCGGGGATTTTTCTCCAGCCACACCTATCATCTTGATATGCGGTTTGAACTGGCTTTTACGCAGATCCATGTTTTGGCGGAGGCTGTCCGGCAGGCCCTGGCTCATGATAAACGGGTCATTGTCGAGCACTTTGACCTCCTGTATCCCTTGCTCAAAACCAATGCCGATGTCCTCATCGGCGTTGGCGGCGAGGTTATTGTTGTCCGGCCAACCGTGTTTGGCCCTGTACCGCAGGAAATCAGGGATGTTGTCGTAAAAACCCTCCAATACCGGAAAATGGCGCACACGGCCGAAGACCTTACCACCCGGGTCCTGGTTAACGACTACGGGGCGATCCTGGAATTCCGCCACCGCGATGTTCATCATGGCTTTGTGCTGGAATACCCGCTGGAGTTGTCGGCTGCCTTGCCGGAGGTGGAGCGGAAGGTGAAAAAGCTGATTGAGGAAGAGATCAATATCAGCTATTGCGATGAGGGCCATATTAAGATTGGCGATATGACCTGGGCCTGTTCGGGGCCGCGCACGCATGTGCGCAATACGGAAGAGATTGAAAACTTCCGTCTGATGCCTGAATATAAATTTGATCCCAAAACCCGGACCTATCTTATTATCGGCCTTGTCGGTCCCATGTCGGATACGCTTGATGGGTTTAACCTGTTAAACACTGTCAATTGTTAA